The stretch of DNA GCCGCAATATCCAGATCCTCAATACCAGCCGGCTCTTCCGTTACGTCGGACTGCTGGACATCCGGAGATTTCTCTTCCTCCGGGATATCGATTCCCTGCTGTGTAGCTGCTACCAGAATGGTATCCTCCAGGTTAAAGTCTTTATCCTTATCCTTCTCGGACCTGTCACCTACAGATGCCGCAATATCCTCGATACTTCCGAAAATTCCGGACGCATCCGGCATCTCCGCGGAACTGCTTGCATTCTCCGGGTCCACATTGATCATGGATTTCGGGATCTTCAGCTCCGGCATACGGATCGTTGCGGAAAAATCAGGCTTGCCTTCCTCATTGAGCGGAACCCCTGCAGGCTTCTCCTCACTTTCCTCATTTCCGGCAGCCTTCTCCTTCATGATCTCTGCAACACTCTGGGACAAAGACATCTCTGTAGATTTCTCAGCCTCAGCTTCTTCCGCTTCCTGATAAGCCTCTTCTTCCTCTTTATCCTGCTTTTCCTGAGCCTGCAGCTTCATACTTCCGGATGACAGGTTCTCAACACCTGATGCCAGTGGGATCTCATCCACTTCCTGTCCGGAAAACTCTTCCTGCTCTTCAGAAGGCTCATCAGAAGCTTCCTCACTTCCTTCTGCTGCTTCGATCTCCTCAGAATCTGTAAACTCCTCTGACAGTTCTGCTGCCGCAGCAGTCTCAGCCTCCGGCACTTCAGCCTGTTCCGTCACATCCTCAGAGCCTGTGGAAACCTCTTCCTGCTCTTCATCCTGCGCAGCTTCTTTTTCCTCCATATCCTCTTCCGCGGATTTCTTATGTCCGCCAAAGATATCACGGAATCCCTTGGAAAGCTTCTCCTGGAATGTCTCCGCACTGTTCAGATCCCGCTCATCATCTACCTGGATGGTATCTGTGACCGGTTTTGCCTCCTCATACTCGCCGGATGCTTCCTTGCTCTCCCTGATCTCCTGCGCCTTTTCCGGCGGGATCAGCTTCGGGATAAAACGCTGCTCGTATTTCTCTTTCTCTTCGCCAGTGAGAACACCCATCCGCTGTTTCAGGTCAAGGGCCTTTATCACATAAGTTCCGTCATTGAACCAAAGGATCATCTCATTGCAGAGATCCAGGCACTTCTGCTTGTCTCCTGCCTTGTAATAGAGCTTGGCTAGCTCATAGGACCAGCGCTCCGTAAATTCCTTCTCCTTATATTCCTCAAGAATACGGATCTGTTCATTCAGAGATGCATTCTTCGCTCTGGCGATCTTATATTTCAGTATATACTGGCTGTTATCATTACCTGCCACTTCTCTGTATTCATCAAAGAATTCTGTGGCTTCACTGATCTGTCCCATTTTCAGGGAAACCTCGATCAGACGGTAAAGTATGTTCTTGCCGATCGGCGCTCTGTGGTAGGCAAGAAGAAAAATTTCCTTGCTCTCTTCATAACGCTTGTTGGCCGCGTAGATCTCGCCCACTACACAAAGGGTACGGACGTTTTTCACACGACGCCAGTCAATACTGTCAACAATCTGCATGGCGCCTTTGTAATCCTGGGTCTCGACCAGCTTATTGATCTGTCCCAGCTTAACGCGAAACTCCTCTTTATCCAAAATATTCACCAACTTTCCATAATCAGAATCAGTTTACCATATGCATACGGGCTTGTCAAAACCCTTTAGGCATATAAACATGCCCCTTTACCACCTGAAAAACCCTGTTGATCTTGAACTGATGGCTGACAAAATCATCCAGTCCTGTACAGGTGATCAGAGTCTGTATATCGTGGATGCTTTCCAGCAGATATGTCTGCCTGCTGCTATCCAGCTCTGAAAGAACATCATCCAGCAGAAGCACCGGTGTATCCCGGATCTTTTTCTTCACCAGATAGATCTCCGAAAGCTTCAGAGAAAGAGCTGCAGTCCTCTGCTGCCCCTGGGAACCATACCTCCGGATGTCGATCCCGTTGACTTTTACGCAGAAATCATCTCTGTGCGGTCCCACAGAGGTCAGCTTCATCCGAAGATCCCGCTCCCGGTTCCTGGAAAGCTTATCCTCAAACTCCGCCGCCGTAACACTTGGCTCGTACAGGATCTCCAGCTCCTCGATCCCGCCGGTAAGGCCTTTATGGAGCCCCCTTGCGATCTCGTTAAGCTCCTCCACAAAGGCTTCCCGCTTCCCGATGATCTTCTTTCCGTAATCGACCATCTGCATATCCCAGACATCCAGGGTACTTTTCAGCCCGGGGTTCATATAACAGTCTTTGAGAAGACGGTTTCTCTGGTTCACGATATGGTTGTAGCCGGCCAGCTCCGTGATATAAACACCATCCAGCTGACAAAGCTCCGAATCCAGAAAACGTCTTCTCTCTCCCGGTCCATCCTTGATAATATTAAGATCCTCCGGAGAAAAAAACACCAGATTCACCACCCCCAGCAGCTCCCTTGCCTTGCGGATCGGCAGCCCGTTGATGGCAACTCCCTTTGCTTTGTTTTTCCGGAGGTGCATGTCTATTTTGTATGAAAGCTCGCCCTTCTTCACCATCATTCGGATATGGGATTCCTCATTCTTAAAGCGGATCATCTCCCGGTCCTTGCTTCCCTTGTGGGATTTGCTGGTACCTGCCAGATAAACCGCCTCCAGGATATTGGTCTTTCCCTGGGCATTGTCGCCGTAGAGAATATTGGTGCCCTGATCAAAATTCATCTCCAGCGACTCATAATTCCTGAAATTATTCAGTCTGATGGATTCAATGTACATTCCTTCACCCAATCACATAAATATCTTTTCCATCGTAGGAAATGGTATCTCCAGGATGGATCTTGCGGCCACGGCGGTTCTCCACCTCACCGTTCACCAGTACCAGACCATCATTGATGGCATATTTCGCCTCAACGCCGTCCTCCACAACACCGGCCAGCTTCAGCGCCTGGCCAAGCTTGATAAATTCGTCTTTAATTCTGATCTCCAATTTTTTCTCCTCTTATCTCCGGGGATATTTTCTCCGTCAGATCAATCTTTTCTGATCTCCTGGCGGTATTTAACCGCATCAGGTAAGTCCTCTGCTTCAATCGTGGATATCCGTTTGAAAATCCCCCAATACAAATTTCACCGGAAGGTGGTAATTTAAATACCCCCTTCCAGTAGTTTACACACGAAACACTTCTCAGAACACGATCGCATTCCCATATAAAATCGGTCAAAAACGGTCACTCATTTTAGGTGTACCTGTTTCTGTCAATCCTGATACCAGCCGTCAGGCTGTACGCACCATACGGACACTTACATATCCTGGCTATCGATATCAATTCTGTTCACAGCTTCAAGTATGTGCGTCTCACACGTACACCCGCACTCCCGAAGCTGCCGCGCCACCTCTTGTCCCTTATTTCTTATATACCCAGGTTTTATCTGGCCTGATTCTGGTTGATATTTACAGGAAGGATCAGGTAAGTATAGTTCTCCTCATCGTCACGGATAAAGCACGGGGCCTTCGGATTTACAAGATAGATCGTCACGGTTTCATCATCAATAACACGAAGAGCATCGATCAGGAATTTCGGGTTGAAGCCGATCATGATATCCTTACCCTCTTTTTCAATATCGATCTCCTCATTCATGGAACCCATTGCAGAATCAATGCGCAGCTCCATATCATCATCTGTGATGTTGATGATGATCGGTTTTTTGTCAACCTCACGTACCAGAAGTGTGGCACGGTCGATACAATCCAGGAACTCTTTTTTGTTGATCTTCAGTTTTGTCTCATAATCACTGGAAAGCATCTGGTCAATTCTGAAATATTCTCCCTCGATCAGTCTGGAAACTACCATAGTCTGATCAAATTCAAATAAAATATGGTTTTTTGTGAAGTAAATGCTGACCTGATCATTCACCTCTCCGGAAAGGATCTTGCTGACCTCGCTTAAAGTTTTGCCCGGAACTACCACCTTACGGTCAGAATAATCTTTCTTAAGGGGCATTTTTCGGATAGCGATACGGTGTCCATCCAGAGAAACTACCTTCAGACAGTTATTTTTGATCTCAAAAAGTTCACCGGTCATAAGCTTATTGTTCTCATTTACAGCAATAGAAAAAATAGTCTGGCGGATCATTTCTTTCAGTGTGTACTGAGAGATCGTCAGTGGTTCATCCTTTTCGATCATCGGTAAATAAGCAAAATCTTCTCCTGATTTTCCGGGGATATTGAATTTTGCTTTTTCACAGGTAATGGTTGCTGCATATTTATCATCAGTTTTAATGGTAATATCATTATCCGGAAGTCGTCTGATGATTTCATAGAAGATTTTTGCATCAAGAGCAACTTTACCTTTTTCTTCAATAATACCCTCAACGATAGTTTCAATTCCCAGCTCCATATCGTTGGTGGTAAATTTGATCTGGTTTGTGGTTGCATCCATAAGAATACATTCCAGGATCGGCATTGTGGTTTTTGATGGAACTGCTTTGAGTGCGATACTTACACTTTTTAACAGACTTGATTTGGAGCAGATGATTTTCATAGTGTGTATAACTCCCTTTCTGAACAAATTGTGGTTTTTATAAATATATTTATAGAAAAAATCCGCCGTAACAGCCGTAGGGGGCCAGATTTTGTGAAAAACTCCCGCAGGCCTGATGTTTTCAGGGGTTTTCCGTTGGGATAACTTTGTGTAAAAGTGGTAGTTTCGCATGTGAATAAACCGGGGATAAAATTACCGCCGCGTTTTGGCAAAAAAGTTGTACACATCTCTCCACATACAATCAACACGTTATACACCAGTAATGTGGAAAACTTCCCTAACCTTGTGGATTAATCTTCTTTTTCAATATATCAATGGTATTTTTTAAGTTATCGTCGTTCTGCAATTCGTTTTCGATCTTTTCAATACCGTGCATAACGGTGGTATGGTCACGGTTTCCGAGAGCTTTTCCGATATTTTTCAAAGGTGTGGATATGATCTCACGGCAGAGATACATGGAAACCTGGCGGGGCATGACGATTTTGGAGTTTCGTTTGTTTCCGCTTAAGTCCGCAGGTGTGACTCCGTAATGCTCTGCAACAACGGAGATGATGTATTCCGGTGTGATCACTTTTTTCTCATCCGGAGAAATAATATCCTTCAGTGCCTGCTCTGCCAGCTCCAGAGTTACTTCCTTTTTTTCAAGCTTGGCTCCGGCCATGACCTTGTTGAAGGCACCTTCCAGCTCACGGATATTGGATTTGATATTGGTAGCGATATATTTGATAACATCTTCACTGATGCTGTAGCCGTTCATTTCTTCATTTTTATGAAGGATCGCCATTCGGGTTTCGTAGTCAGGCAGCGTGATATCTGCGATCAGACCCCACTCGAACCGGGAACGGAAGCGCTCTTCCAGGATTTCCATATCCTTTGGTGGTTTATCAGAGGATATGATGATCTGCTTTTTGGCACTGTGAAGACTATTAAATGTATGGAAAAATTCCTCCTGTGTGGATTCTTTTCCTATAATAAACTGAATATCATCGACGAGAAGAACGTCGATATTTCTGTATTTTTCACGGAATTTACTCATTGCCGTGTTATTTCCGTTTCGGATGGTTTCGATCAGCTCGTTGGTAAATTCCTCACTGGTTACATACAAAACACGGCTGTTTTCGTCGTGTTCCAGAATGAAATGAGCGATGGAATGCATAAGATGCGTCTTACCAAGACCGGCTCCGCCATAGATAAACAGTGGATTGTAGGTATCTCCCGGTGATTCGGCAACTGCAAGAGCTGCGGCCTGGGCGAATTTGTTATTACTTCCTACAACGAAGGTGTCGAAGGTGTATTTTGGATTTAAATGCGCCTCTTCGTAACGTGTATCCTGAACCTGTTTATCATAAGAAGTGTTTTTTTCTGTTTTTTTGGGGAGATCTTTTTCCAGAACGAAGCGAACCTCGCATTCTTCCATGCCTGTCAGTACACAGATAGTAACCTGGAGAGGTATTTTGTAGCGTTTACTGATGTAATTGACTCCGATCGCTGCCTGCTCAGAGGGAACAACCACTGTTATCAGCTTTCCGTCAACCTCA from Blautia sp. SC05B48 encodes:
- the recF gene encoding DNA replication/repair protein RecF (All proteins in this family for which functions are known are DNA-binding proteins that assist the filamentation of RecA onto DNA for the initiation of recombination or recombinational repair.) produces the protein MYIESIRLNNFRNYESLEMNFDQGTNILYGDNAQGKTNILEAVYLAGTSKSHKGSKDREMIRFKNEESHIRMMVKKGELSYKIDMHLRKNKAKGVAINGLPIRKARELLGVVNLVFFSPEDLNIIKDGPGERRRFLDSELCQLDGVYITELAGYNHIVNQRNRLLKDCYMNPGLKSTLDVWDMQMVDYGKKIIGKREAFVEELNEIARGLHKGLTGGIEELEILYEPSVTAAEFEDKLSRNRERDLRMKLTSVGPHRDDFCVKVNGIDIRRYGSQGQQRTAALSLKLSEIYLVKKKIRDTPVLLLDDVLSELDSSRQTYLLESIHDIQTLITCTGLDDFVSHQFKINRVFQVVKGHVYMPKGF
- a CDS encoding RNA-binding S4 domain-containing protein: MEIRIKDEFIKLGQALKLAGVVEDGVEAKYAINDGLVLVNGEVENRRGRKIHPGDTISYDGKDIYVIG
- the dnaN gene encoding DNA polymerase III subunit beta, which encodes MKIICSKSSLLKSVSIALKAVPSKTTMPILECILMDATTNQIKFTTNDMELGIETIVEGIIEEKGKVALDAKIFYEIIRRLPDNDITIKTDDKYAATITCEKAKFNIPGKSGEDFAYLPMIEKDEPLTISQYTLKEMIRQTIFSIAVNENNKLMTGELFEIKNNCLKVVSLDGHRIAIRKMPLKKDYSDRKVVVPGKTLSEVSKILSGEVNDQVSIYFTKNHILFEFDQTMVVSRLIEGEYFRIDQMLSSDYETKLKINKKEFLDCIDRATLLVREVDKKPIIINITDDDMELRIDSAMGSMNEEIDIEKEGKDIMIGFNPKFLIDALRVIDDETVTIYLVNPKAPCFIRDDEENYTYLILPVNINQNQAR
- the dnaA gene encoding chromosomal replication initiator protein DnaA, whose product is MDAVIEKWEEILQTVKSEYEVTDVPFNTWLKPLKVYEVDGKLITVVVPSEQAAIGVNYISKRYKIPLQVTICVLTGMEECEVRFVLEKDLPKKTEKNTSYDKQVQDTRYEEAHLNPKYTFDTFVVGSNNKFAQAAALAVAESPGDTYNPLFIYGGAGLGKTHLMHSIAHFILEHDENSRVLYVTSEEFTNELIETIRNGNNTAMSKFREKYRNIDVLLVDDIQFIIGKESTQEEFFHTFNSLHSAKKQIIISSDKPPKDMEILEERFRSRFEWGLIADITLPDYETRMAILHKNEEMNGYSISEDVIKYIATNIKSNIRELEGAFNKVMAGAKLEKKEVTLELAEQALKDIISPDEKKVITPEYIISVVAEHYGVTPADLSGNKRNSKIVMPRQVSMYLCREIISTPLKNIGKALGNRDHTTVMHGIEKIENELQNDDNLKNTIDILKKKINPQG